The proteins below come from a single Agromyces flavus genomic window:
- a CDS encoding MarR family winged helix-turn-helix transcriptional regulator — MSPTRAADARRLAGVISPLRRSLLRVARTAEHLPEIPDAQIEVLRALPSGVERSSGEVADALGLGRPTISNLLRDMERAGLVTRRGDVGDRRRVLVAASDRALDLLARFDRASTAALVDALDRLHPADRNALDPALGALERLRDVIDDVAHDRTKDARS; from the coding sequence ATGAGTCCGACGCGGGCCGCCGACGCCCGCCGCCTCGCCGGCGTCATCTCCCCGCTGCGTCGTTCCCTCCTGCGAGTCGCCCGCACCGCCGAGCACCTGCCCGAGATCCCCGACGCGCAGATCGAGGTGCTTCGAGCCCTGCCGTCCGGGGTCGAGCGATCTTCCGGCGAGGTCGCCGACGCGCTCGGCCTCGGCCGCCCCACGATCAGCAACCTGCTGCGCGACATGGAGCGGGCGGGTCTCGTCACCCGTCGCGGCGACGTCGGCGACCGCCGACGCGTGCTCGTCGCGGCATCTGATCGCGCCCTGGACCTGCTCGCCCGGTTCGACCGCGCCAGCACGGCGGCGCTCGTCGACGCGCTCGACCGGCTCCACCCCGCCGACCGCAACGCGCTCGACCCCGCGCTCGGCGCCCTCGAACGACTCCGCGACGTGATCGACGACGTCGCGCACGACCGAACGAAGGATGCCCGCTCGTGA
- a CDS encoding flavin-dependent oxidoreductase, whose amino-acid sequence MRIVIVGAGIGGLVTALSLEAAGFRDIRVVERVRELRPLGVGINLLPHAVRELTELGLAELVAGIGVAPSRLAYFNRHGQPIWSEPRGLDAGYHWPQLSVHRGEFQMLLLREVERRLGVGTVQQGLRLASVDDGDPDVATARFVDAAGDDVVLEADVLVGADGIHSALRAQRYPDEGAPPWNGLILWRGTAIVPEYLDGRTMIMAGDGEQKFVAYPLSAPDAAAGMSRVNFIAERRAPEGATALSDWNRPVDPEPIVELFAGWRFDWLDVPLVIASAEGILEYPMVDRDPIPSWTSGRTILLGDAAHAMYPNGSNGASQAILDARTLAHRIATEPSVEAALAAYEADRRPATARLLEMTRRLGPEQVMQLAYERAPQGFADVHDVIPRDELERIARDYKVAAGFDPAGLNERSSLSVPTVAAPERA is encoded by the coding sequence ATGCGGATCGTCATCGTCGGGGCTGGCATCGGCGGGCTCGTCACGGCACTGAGCCTGGAAGCCGCGGGGTTCCGCGACATCCGCGTCGTCGAGCGGGTGCGCGAACTGCGACCGCTCGGCGTCGGCATCAACCTGCTCCCCCACGCGGTCCGCGAGCTCACCGAGCTCGGCCTCGCCGAACTCGTCGCCGGGATCGGCGTCGCACCGAGCCGCCTCGCGTACTTCAACCGCCACGGGCAGCCGATCTGGAGCGAGCCGCGTGGCCTCGACGCCGGATACCACTGGCCGCAGCTCTCGGTCCACCGCGGCGAGTTCCAGATGCTGCTGCTGCGCGAGGTCGAGCGACGGCTCGGCGTCGGCACCGTGCAACAGGGGCTCCGCCTCGCGAGCGTCGACGACGGCGACCCGGATGTCGCGACCGCCCGATTCGTCGATGCCGCGGGCGACGACGTGGTGCTGGAGGCCGACGTGCTCGTCGGCGCCGACGGCATCCATTCGGCGCTGCGCGCCCAGCGGTACCCCGACGAGGGCGCCCCTCCGTGGAACGGGCTCATCCTCTGGAGGGGCACCGCGATCGTGCCCGAGTACCTCGACGGACGAACCATGATCATGGCCGGCGACGGCGAGCAGAAGTTCGTCGCCTACCCGCTGAGCGCACCGGATGCCGCGGCCGGGATGTCGCGCGTGAACTTCATCGCCGAGCGGCGCGCGCCCGAGGGTGCCACCGCGCTCTCGGACTGGAACCGACCGGTCGACCCCGAGCCGATCGTCGAGCTCTTCGCCGGATGGCGCTTCGACTGGCTCGACGTGCCATTGGTCATCGCTTCCGCCGAGGGCATCCTCGAGTACCCGATGGTCGACCGCGACCCGATCCCGTCGTGGACGTCGGGACGCACCATCCTGCTCGGCGACGCCGCTCACGCGATGTACCCGAACGGCTCGAACGGCGCCTCCCAGGCGATCCTCGACGCCCGCACCCTCGCGCACCGGATCGCGACCGAGCCGTCGGTCGAGGCGGCGCTCGCCGCGTACGAGGCCGACCGGCGACCGGCAACCGCACGCCTGCTCGAGATGACACGCCGACTCGGGCCCGAGCAGGTCATGCAACTCGCGTACGAGCGTGCACCGCAGGGCTTCGCCGACGTGCACGACGTGATCCCGCGGGACGAGCTCGAGCGCATCGCCCGCGACTACAAGGTCGCCGCCGGATTCGACCCGGCCGGGCTCAACGAGCGCTCGTCGCTCAGCGTTCCGACCGTCGCGGCCCCGGAGCGCGCATGA